Proteins found in one Primulina tabacum isolate GXHZ01 unplaced genomic scaffold, ASM2559414v2 Contig1406, whole genome shotgun sequence genomic segment:
- the LOC142536693 gene encoding uncharacterized protein LOC142536693 yields the protein MKQSAIFSDETYHNADSKLRELPSVELSTLPLILKTVVESGIADQIHVAELILHDQDFFRKLMDLFRMCEDLENIDGLRMIFKIIRGIILLNSPQIFERIFSDELIMGYNRLLECISFLLHPSSPPSLQSFYFFSNR from the exons ATGAAACAGAGTG CCATTTTTTCAGATGAAACATACCACAACGCTGACAGCAAGTTGAGGGAGTTACCTTCAGTTGAGCTGTCCACTCTTCCTTTGATACTTAAG ACAGTGGTTGAGAGTGGCATTGCAGATCAGATTCATGTGGCCGAACTTATATTGCATGAT CAAGATTTTTTTCGGAAGCTGATGGACTTGTTTAGGATGTGTGAAGACCTGGAAAACATAGATGGTCTCCGCATGATCTTCAAGATTATCAGAGGAATCA TTCTATTGAACAGTCCTCAGATCTTTGAGAGAATATTTAGTGATGAGTTGATCATGGGATATAATCGGCTGCTTGAATGTATCTCCTTTCTTCTTCATCCCTCATCCCCTCCTTCTCTCCAGTCCTTTTACTTTTTCTCAAATAGATAA